From one Simplicispira suum genomic stretch:
- a CDS encoding DUF2868 domain-containing protein: MKTALAQVWVAEAVQLIEQNGPLDDAQALVRAHRSGLSMREQLRERAWLLGERLGLAAQLARWWGAAWLLVLLAAAAVLALANGLLFAVLADGRSINAASAFVSALGLHALTMLFWLASLLLARGGGSQAGGALSLGRFLATLVLRLPLWRGPQAAPMLQAGTRLVARERLAPWVFGLGSHLIWTLGFVFMLVGLLFGFAFREYQLTWETTILSPQWFAAFARTTGALPGALGVPVPGLDVGAGQLAGAWPARDAAWWLLACVALYGLLPRALCALWCAWVVRRALQRIDIDLSDPYYQQLLARLQALEPAQVTDAEQPGAARVRARSAASGAFTQARALVGFELGGDLPWPPPGLGSDADYTVRIAGSIDERAQAQERLAALMPRSLLVACDAAASPDRGTARFLSEAAASAQRCALLLYAAPGDDGDGAPMPGGTRIWREWMQGAGLADWAFFERSAEASAWLQEQA; this comes from the coding sequence TTGAAGACTGCTTTGGCGCAGGTCTGGGTCGCCGAGGCGGTGCAACTTATTGAGCAGAACGGCCCGCTGGACGACGCGCAGGCGTTGGTGCGGGCGCACCGCAGCGGTCTTTCCATGCGCGAACAGCTGCGTGAGCGCGCCTGGCTGCTGGGCGAGCGCCTGGGCCTGGCAGCGCAGCTGGCGCGCTGGTGGGGTGCCGCCTGGCTGCTGGTGCTGCTTGCGGCGGCGGCGGTGCTGGCCCTGGCCAATGGCCTGCTGTTTGCCGTGCTTGCCGACGGGCGTTCGATCAACGCGGCCAGCGCATTCGTCTCGGCGCTGGGTTTGCACGCCCTCACCATGCTGTTCTGGCTGGCCTCCCTGCTGCTAGCTCGCGGCGGCGGGTCCCAGGCCGGCGGGGCGCTTTCCTTGGGCCGCTTCCTGGCCACGCTGGTCTTGCGCCTGCCATTGTGGCGCGGGCCGCAGGCCGCGCCGATGCTGCAGGCCGGCACGCGGCTGGTGGCGCGGGAACGGCTTGCCCCCTGGGTATTCGGTTTGGGGAGCCATCTGATCTGGACGCTGGGCTTTGTGTTCATGCTGGTGGGCTTGTTGTTTGGCTTTGCCTTTCGTGAATACCAGCTGACCTGGGAGACCACCATCCTCAGTCCGCAGTGGTTTGCGGCGTTTGCGCGTACCACGGGTGCGCTGCCAGGCGCACTCGGTGTGCCGGTGCCGGGCCTGGACGTGGGCGCCGGGCAGCTTGCGGGTGCCTGGCCGGCGCGCGACGCCGCGTGGTGGCTTCTGGCCTGTGTGGCGCTGTACGGCCTGCTGCCGCGAGCGCTTTGTGCCTTGTGGTGTGCTTGGGTCGTCCGCCGTGCGTTGCAGCGCATCGACATTGATCTTTCAGACCCCTATTACCAGCAACTGCTGGCCCGACTGCAGGCGCTGGAGCCGGCGCAGGTGACCGACGCGGAGCAACCCGGTGCCGCTCGTGTGCGGGCCCGCAGCGCGGCAAGTGGCGCGTTCACGCAGGCACGCGCCCTGGTGGGCTTCGAACTCGGCGGCGATCTGCCCTGGCCACCCCCAGGCCTGGGATCGGACGCAGACTACACCGTCCGCATTGCCGGCAGCATTGATGAGCGGGCCCAGGCGCAGGAGCGGCTGGCGGCTCTGATGCCCCGCTCGCTGCTGGTAGCGTGTGATGCGGCGGCGTCGCCGGACCGCGGTACAGCCCGGTTTTTGAGCGAGGCTGCAGCGTCGGCACAGCGCTGCGCACTGCTGTTGTATGCTGCCCCTGGGGACGATGGTGATGGCGCGCCCATGCCAGGCGGCACCCGGATCTGGCGCGAATGGATGCAGGGCGCCGGGTTGGCCGATTGGGCCTTTTTCGAGCGCTCCGCCGAGGCCTCCGCCTGGTTGCAGGAGCAGGCATGA
- a CDS encoding GTPase/DUF3482 domain-containing protein, with protein MTQPIAIAVVGHTNVGKTSLLRTLTRQGSFGEVSARPGTTRHVERIDLRIDGQAAVRFFDTPGLEDAVALQHYLRSLPGEFANPVERVRNFLAGPEAHAAYEQEAKVLRTMLEVDAAVYVIDCRQDVLPKYRSEIELLCACARPVMPVLNFIAASAERADAWRALLAGFNLHVWMQFDAVAPFVGAERQLFQDLCVLLRARQAELQAVVAELERQGAARRAAAATLVARLLVHAAALRHPVPREALASPGGREQALAQFRDQLAEATQKCVQAVLGVYGFRSDEADVALQPWTSGRWQADLFHPQTLQDAGRKLGTGAAVGAAVGAVADVALAGLSLGAATALGAAVGGVASQGWSQVPRKLMHRLQGAEELSVEDAVLLALADSLVRLIAALERRGHAATQRLQIGAEAAEAGPLQELVRALSAARGFAPDGSVSLLAASPDARREALSGRVAAFLLRSLSEA; from the coding sequence ATGACACAGCCTATTGCGATTGCCGTGGTCGGCCATACCAATGTCGGCAAAACCTCGCTGCTGCGCACGCTTACGCGCCAGGGAAGCTTTGGCGAGGTGTCGGCGCGGCCCGGCACCACGCGGCATGTCGAGCGCATCGACTTGCGCATTGACGGGCAGGCGGCGGTGCGCTTTTTCGATACGCCGGGCCTCGAAGACGCCGTCGCCCTGCAGCACTACCTGCGCAGTCTTCCCGGTGAATTCGCCAATCCGGTGGAACGCGTACGCAACTTTCTGGCTGGACCCGAGGCGCACGCCGCCTACGAGCAGGAAGCCAAGGTGTTGCGGACGATGCTCGAAGTTGATGCGGCGGTGTACGTCATCGATTGCCGCCAGGACGTACTGCCCAAGTACCGCAGCGAGATCGAGCTCCTGTGTGCCTGCGCACGCCCGGTCATGCCGGTGCTGAACTTCATTGCGGCTTCTGCCGAGCGCGCCGACGCGTGGCGTGCGCTGTTGGCAGGCTTCAATCTGCACGTGTGGATGCAGTTCGACGCCGTGGCGCCCTTTGTCGGCGCCGAGCGGCAGCTGTTCCAGGATTTGTGTGTTCTGCTGCGCGCGCGCCAGGCCGAGTTGCAGGCTGTGGTGGCCGAGCTGGAACGCCAGGGCGCGGCGCGCCGCGCGGCAGCGGCCACGCTGGTGGCGCGACTCTTGGTGCATGCCGCTGCCCTGCGCCATCCGGTACCGCGCGAGGCGCTGGCGAGCCCTGGCGGGCGGGAGCAGGCGCTGGCTCAGTTCCGCGATCAACTGGCTGAGGCCACGCAGAAGTGTGTGCAGGCCGTGCTCGGCGTGTACGGATTTCGCAGCGACGAGGCCGACGTGGCGCTGCAGCCCTGGACCAGCGGGCGTTGGCAGGCCGATCTGTTCCACCCCCAAACGCTGCAGGACGCAGGGCGCAAACTGGGCACGGGCGCAGCGGTGGGAGCGGCCGTGGGTGCTGTGGCCGATGTGGCCTTGGCCGGTCTCTCGCTGGGCGCGGCCACGGCGCTGGGCGCTGCGGTGGGCGGCGTGGCCAGCCAGGGATGGAGCCAGGTGCCGCGCAAGCTGATGCACAGGCTTCAGGGGGCAGAAGAACTCAGCGTCGAAGACGCGGTGCTGTTGGCGCTGGCCGACAGCCTGGTGCGATTGATCGCCGCGCTGGAGCGGCGCGGCCATGCCGCCACGCAGCGCTTGCAGATCGGAGCCGAGGCCGCCGAAGCAGGGCCACTGCAGGAGTTGGTGCGCGCCTTGTCGGCCGCGCGCGGCTTTGCGCCCGACGGATCGGTCTCTCTGCTCGCTGCCAGCCCCGATGCGCGGCGCGAGGCATTGAGCGGACGTGTAGCCGCTTTCCTGCTGCGTTCTCTGTCTGAAGCCTAG
- the hemH gene encoding ferrochelatase — protein sequence MSFFPPEPAYAHGAPTRTAVLLCNLGTPDAPTPAALRRYLGQFLADHRVVEIPQPLWWLILHGVILRTRPAKSAAKYRSIWTPEGSPLAVWTEKQAKLLLGWLGEAGAPVLVRHAMRYGNPSIASQLDTLKLEGATRILILPLYPQYSATTTASVFDAVYTWAARTRAIPELRFVNHYHDHPGYIDALAKKVLAHWQQHGQGEQLVMSFHGVPERTLHLGDPYHCEARKTARLLGERLGLNDTQMRVTFQSRFGKAKWLQPYTEPTLIELARAGVRRVDVICPGFTSDCLETLEEINQEAREAFLRAGGEQFHYIECLNDSPAWITALSDIAQQHLAGWPLQSANPGLREASRERAQTCGARN from the coding sequence ATGTCTTTTTTTCCCCCAGAACCCGCATACGCCCATGGCGCGCCGACGCGCACCGCCGTCCTCTTGTGCAACCTGGGCACGCCCGACGCACCGACGCCCGCAGCATTGCGGCGCTACCTGGGCCAGTTCCTGGCCGACCACCGCGTGGTGGAGATCCCCCAACCCCTGTGGTGGCTGATCCTGCACGGCGTCATTCTGCGCACACGGCCGGCCAAGTCGGCGGCCAAGTACCGCAGTATCTGGACGCCAGAAGGCTCGCCGCTGGCGGTGTGGACCGAAAAGCAGGCCAAGCTGCTGCTCGGCTGGCTGGGCGAAGCCGGTGCCCCGGTGCTGGTGCGCCACGCCATGCGCTACGGCAACCCGTCGATTGCCAGCCAGCTCGACACCCTCAAACTGGAGGGCGCCACGCGCATCCTGATCCTGCCGCTGTACCCCCAGTATTCCGCCACCACCACGGCCAGCGTGTTCGACGCGGTCTACACCTGGGCGGCGCGCACCCGCGCCATCCCCGAGCTGCGCTTTGTCAACCACTACCACGACCACCCCGGCTACATCGACGCTCTGGCGAAAAAGGTGCTGGCCCACTGGCAGCAGCACGGCCAGGGCGAGCAACTGGTGATGAGCTTTCACGGCGTGCCCGAGCGCACGCTGCACCTGGGCGACCCTTACCACTGCGAAGCACGCAAAACCGCGCGCCTGCTCGGCGAGCGCCTGGGCCTGAACGACACGCAAATGCGCGTCACCTTCCAGTCGCGCTTTGGCAAGGCCAAGTGGCTGCAGCCCTACACCGAACCCACGCTGATCGAACTGGCCCGCGCCGGCGTGCGGCGTGTGGACGTGATCTGCCCCGGTTTTACCAGCGACTGCCTGGAAACCCTGGAAGAAATCAACCAGGAAGCGCGCGAGGCCTTTCTGCGCGCCGGTGGCGAACAGTTCCACTACATCGAATGCCTCAACGACAGCCCGGCCTGGATCACTGCGCTGAGCGACATCGCCCAGCAGCACCTGGCGGGCTGGCCGCTGCAGTCGGCCAACCCAGGCCTGCGCGAAGCCTCCCGCGAACGTGCGCAGACCTGCGGCGCGCGAAACTAG
- a CDS encoding DUF1566 domain-containing protein produces the protein MTFAPGLAALLLAAAALPVAQAAEPLAASDGAAFAPTEDGQAVLDARARTLWARCVEGMQWNGKTCAGTPLLLTRAEASARAKARGAAEGVPWRLPRTLELRRLVDKQATPPGIDARLFPAAPGGLHWSGTATVRQLSLNPYNYNNIASGRTSGHRLAALEGWAVDMDNADTRSDVPRTSKLPVRLVRGAD, from the coding sequence ATGACGTTCGCTCCAGGCCTTGCCGCGCTGCTGCTCGCCGCTGCGGCCCTGCCGGTCGCCCAGGCGGCCGAGCCTCTCGCTGCTTCCGATGGCGCCGCGTTTGCGCCAACCGAAGACGGACAAGCCGTGCTTGACGCGCGCGCCCGCACGCTGTGGGCACGCTGTGTCGAGGGTATGCAATGGAATGGCAAGACCTGCGCCGGCACGCCCCTGCTGCTCACCCGCGCCGAAGCCAGTGCCCGCGCCAAGGCGCGCGGCGCCGCCGAAGGCGTGCCGTGGCGACTGCCGCGTACGCTGGAACTGCGCCGTCTGGTTGACAAGCAGGCAACGCCACCGGGCATCGATGCCAGACTGTTTCCAGCCGCCCCTGGCGGCCTGCACTGGTCCGGCACCGCCACCGTGCGCCAACTTTCCCTCAACCCCTACAACTACAACAATATCGCCAGCGGCCGAACCTCGGGCCACCGACTGGCAGCCCTGGAAGGCTGGGCCGTGGATATGGACAACGCAGACACCCGCAGCGACGTGCCGCGCACCAGCAAGCTGCCGGTGCGCCTGGTGCGCGGCGCCGACTGA
- a CDS encoding TraR/DksA family transcriptional regulator, with the protein MSEKLNTTQMNELRALLLARRAELLVQMEQNRENLIPPTQDEGAVLQRNVAREVDQALTDIDATDIARIDNALKRMDEGSYGECGECGCTIPFERLKIEPQTQHCVACKSRWENQQAPR; encoded by the coding sequence ATGAGCGAAAAATTGAACACCACCCAAATGAACGAATTGCGCGCGCTGCTGCTGGCGCGCCGCGCCGAGTTGCTGGTGCAAATGGAGCAAAACCGCGAGAACCTGATCCCGCCCACCCAGGACGAGGGCGCTGTGCTGCAACGCAATGTGGCACGCGAAGTCGATCAGGCCCTGACCGACATTGACGCGACCGACATTGCACGCATCGACAACGCGCTCAAACGCATGGACGAAGGCAGCTACGGCGAATGCGGGGAGTGCGGTTGCACGATTCCCTTTGAGCGCCTGAAAATCGAACCACAAACCCAGCACTGCGTGGCCTGCAAATCACGCTGGGAGAACCAGCAGGCACCGCGCTGA
- a CDS encoding TonB-dependent receptor codes for MTRSTLRRNSASLPAHRLAPLCALLAALPLSALAQESALPTVTVHAPTPAARPLQPTAETLAERRAAGADTAALLQGIPGISLQGAGGVSSLPSVHGMTDDRLRIQLDGMDLVSSCGNHMNPPLSYVDPSRVSAVRVFTGTAPVSVGGDSIGASILMETAPLVFAAPGQGPITRGEVGAWARSNGKGLGGHASATYATDQFSLRYDGSTAQSGNFHAARAFKAAGPAGADKPDRILAGDEVGSSSYRARNQSLSLAFRGDDSLLGLEVGMQDVPYQNFPNQRMDMTRNDSTHLNLRYQRSFAWGDLQARAWHEQTRHAMDFGPDKQYLYGGGKATGMPMDTRGSTSGAKLSGDIALSDQSTLRAGAEALHYRLDDWWMPSGGGMAPDIFRNIADGQRDRFDVYGEWETRWSPAWVGQIGLRSSQVRSNSGEVQGYNASYGAEAAAFNAKDRSRSDHNLDLSALARYTPNESSSYEFGFSRKTRSPNLYERFAWSTGGMAMRMVNLAGDGNGYVGNPDLLPEAAHTLSATADWHDASGQRWGLRLTPWISQVHNYIDAKRCSGGSGMMSACNAANVAAQQKFVYLRFANADARLWGFDISGFMDLGKNDWLGALRLDGALSQTWARNRDTGDGLYNTMPLHARLALTQQSGAWSSTAEVLLVAAKTRVSAERNELATTGYGLLNLRSSYQWQNWRLDLGIDNLLDRYYAHPQGGAYVGQGATMGGTAVPWGISVPGMGRSFKLGLSMQF; via the coding sequence ATGACCCGATCCACCCTCCGGCGCAACTCTGCGTCGCTCCCTGCGCACCGCCTTGCACCGCTGTGCGCCCTGCTCGCTGCCCTGCCCTTGTCGGCTCTGGCACAAGAGTCGGCCCTGCCCACCGTGACGGTGCATGCACCCACACCCGCCGCGCGGCCCCTGCAACCCACAGCCGAAACGCTGGCCGAGCGCCGCGCTGCCGGCGCAGACACCGCCGCACTGCTGCAGGGCATTCCCGGTATTAGCCTGCAAGGCGCGGGCGGCGTCTCCAGCCTGCCCAGCGTCCACGGCATGACGGACGACCGCCTGCGCATTCAGCTCGATGGCATGGACCTCGTGTCCTCCTGCGGCAACCACATGAACCCGCCGCTGTCGTATGTCGATCCTTCGCGGGTGTCTGCGGTGCGCGTGTTCACCGGCACCGCGCCGGTAAGCGTGGGCGGCGACAGCATTGGCGCCAGCATCCTGATGGAGACGGCGCCGCTGGTATTTGCTGCGCCAGGCCAGGGCCCCATCACCCGAGGAGAAGTCGGCGCCTGGGCGCGCAGCAACGGCAAGGGCCTGGGCGGCCACGCCAGCGCCACCTATGCCACCGATCAATTCAGCCTGCGCTACGACGGTTCCACCGCGCAGTCCGGCAATTTCCACGCCGCGCGCGCCTTCAAAGCCGCCGGCCCGGCCGGCGCCGACAAGCCCGATCGCATCCTGGCCGGCGACGAAGTGGGCTCCAGCAGCTACCGGGCACGCAACCAGTCGCTCTCGCTGGCCTTTCGTGGCGACGACAGCCTGCTGGGCCTTGAAGTCGGCATGCAGGATGTGCCCTACCAGAACTTCCCCAACCAGCGCATGGACATGACGCGCAACGACAGCACCCACCTGAACCTGCGCTACCAGCGCAGCTTTGCCTGGGGCGACTTGCAGGCACGCGCCTGGCATGAGCAAACGCGCCACGCCATGGATTTTGGCCCTGACAAACAGTACCTGTACGGAGGCGGCAAGGCCACCGGCATGCCCATGGACACGCGCGGCAGCACCAGCGGAGCCAAGCTCTCGGGCGACATCGCCCTGTCGGATCAGAGCACGCTGCGCGCAGGCGCCGAGGCCCTGCACTACCGGTTGGACGACTGGTGGATGCCATCCGGCGGCGGCATGGCGCCCGACATCTTCCGCAACATCGCCGATGGCCAGCGCGACCGCTTCGACGTCTACGGTGAATGGGAAACACGCTGGAGCCCCGCCTGGGTCGGCCAGATCGGCCTGCGCAGCAGCCAGGTGCGCAGCAACAGCGGCGAGGTGCAGGGCTACAACGCCAGCTACGGCGCCGAGGCGGCCGCGTTCAACGCCAAAGACCGCAGCCGCAGCGACCACAACCTCGACCTCAGCGCCCTGGCCCGCTACACGCCCAATGAGAGCAGCAGCTACGAGTTCGGCTTTTCCCGCAAGACCCGCTCCCCCAACCTGTACGAGCGCTTCGCCTGGTCCACCGGCGGGATGGCCATGCGCATGGTCAACCTGGCGGGCGACGGCAACGGCTACGTCGGCAACCCCGATCTGCTGCCCGAAGCCGCTCACACGCTGAGCGCCACGGCCGACTGGCACGACGCATCCGGCCAGCGCTGGGGCCTGCGCCTGACGCCCTGGATCAGCCAGGTGCACAACTACATCGACGCCAAGCGCTGCAGCGGGGGCAGCGGCATGATGAGCGCCTGCAACGCCGCCAACGTCGCGGCGCAGCAGAAATTCGTCTACCTGCGCTTTGCCAACGCCGACGCTCGGCTCTGGGGCTTTGACATCTCGGGCTTCATGGACCTGGGCAAGAACGATTGGCTCGGTGCCCTGCGGCTGGACGGCGCACTCAGCCAGACCTGGGCGCGCAACCGGGACACCGGCGACGGCCTCTACAACACCATGCCGCTCCATGCGCGCCTGGCGCTTACGCAGCAAAGTGGCGCCTGGAGCAGCACCGCGGAAGTGCTGCTGGTGGCGGCCAAGACACGCGTTTCTGCCGAACGCAACGAACTGGCCACCACTGGCTATGGCCTGCTGAACCTGCGCAGCAGCTACCAATGGCAGAACTGGCGGCTTGACCTGGGCATAGACAACCTGCTTGATCGCTACTACGCGCATCCCCAGGGCGGCGCGTATGTTGGACAGGGTGCCACCATGGGCGGTACAGCCGTGCCATGGGGCATCAGCGTGCCGGGCATGGGGCGTTCGTTCAAGCTCGGGCTGAGCATGCAGTTCTAA
- a CDS encoding DUF2946 family protein, which produces MTVHRSLLRPSRAACLLALLAVLAQLWMVQLSHRHLAQQSSAWLQWGEVCSAQNLGTSDSSSSTDPMGGMAAAGCPVCALAGAGTVPSSVFRQAEPASRLAGAAPRWYRAAAPAERERGVRPPAQAPPQAA; this is translated from the coding sequence GTGACTGTGCACCGTTCTCTTTTGCGCCCCTCCCGTGCCGCCTGCCTGCTTGCTTTGCTGGCGGTGTTGGCGCAGCTGTGGATGGTACAGCTCAGCCACCGGCATCTGGCACAACAGTCCAGCGCCTGGCTGCAATGGGGCGAGGTCTGTAGTGCCCAAAACCTGGGCACGTCAGATTCCAGCAGCTCTACGGACCCGATGGGCGGCATGGCGGCTGCGGGCTGCCCGGTGTGCGCTCTGGCGGGCGCTGGCACCGTGCCCAGCAGCGTATTCCGGCAGGCCGAGCCTGCGTCCAGGTTGGCGGGTGCGGCGCCCCGCTGGTACCGCGCAGCGGCGCCCGCCGAGCGTGAGCGCGGCGTCAGGCCGCCGGCACAGGCGCCGCCTCAGGCCGCCTGA
- a CDS encoding HAD family hydrolase, with protein sequence MPLDLSQIRAVSLDLDDTLWPVWPTIARAETALQDWLHQHAPATQMLCAQPDARLALRAQAARSLPGSAHDMSALRQEAIRLALLQAGDDPQLASAAFEVFLAERQRVELFEDALPALEFLSRRYPLVALSNGNADVSRIGLQHFFAASVGAHEVGCAKPDARMFQRAADRVDVAASQVLHIGDDALHDGVGALAAGMQMAWLNRAAKPWEHAPWEPHLTVAGLDALCIHLADA encoded by the coding sequence GTGCCTCTTGATCTTTCCCAAATCCGCGCTGTCAGTCTGGACCTGGACGACACGCTCTGGCCGGTGTGGCCGACCATTGCACGCGCCGAAACTGCTTTGCAGGATTGGCTGCACCAGCACGCACCGGCCACGCAGATGCTGTGCGCCCAGCCGGATGCACGGCTGGCGCTCCGCGCGCAGGCAGCGCGGTCCCTGCCGGGCAGCGCGCACGACATGAGCGCGCTGCGCCAGGAGGCCATCCGCCTGGCGCTGCTGCAGGCGGGGGACGACCCGCAACTGGCCAGCGCCGCGTTTGAAGTTTTTCTGGCCGAACGCCAGCGCGTGGAGTTGTTTGAGGACGCCTTGCCAGCGCTTGAATTCCTGAGCCGCCGGTATCCGCTGGTGGCACTCTCGAACGGCAACGCCGATGTCTCGCGCATCGGCCTGCAGCACTTCTTTGCCGCCAGCGTCGGCGCGCACGAAGTGGGCTGCGCCAAACCCGATGCCCGCATGTTCCAGCGCGCTGCCGATCGGGTGGACGTAGCCGCCAGCCAGGTACTGCATATTGGCGACGATGCGCTCCACGATGGCGTCGGCGCGCTCGCTGCCGGCATGCAGATGGCGTGGCTCAACCGCGCCGCCAAACCCTGGGAGCATGCACCCTGGGAACCCCACCTGACCGTGGCCGGGCTGGATGCCTTGTGCATTCACCTTGCTGACGCATGA
- a CDS encoding glutathione S-transferase family protein gives MSLTIYGIAASRAVRPLWAATELGLHFAHVPLRYQEGATRAPDFLALNPNGHIPVLIDERPEGQVVLWESMACTLYLARYYGRADGVDISPATPQEDAQALRWSFWTVTELEKDALTVLMHRRVMPEAQRKGDLADAAEKRLKQPLAVLESELLAQQARGCDWLAGPRFTVADLCVASVLAWALPARALLAQHPVGSAWLERCLARPAQQAMRALARKG, from the coding sequence GTGTCTCTCACCATCTACGGCATTGCCGCCTCCCGCGCCGTGCGCCCGCTTTGGGCAGCCACCGAGCTCGGGCTCCACTTTGCCCATGTGCCGCTGCGCTACCAGGAAGGCGCCACGCGCGCGCCCGATTTTCTTGCGCTCAACCCCAATGGCCACATTCCCGTGCTGATCGATGAGCGGCCCGAGGGCCAGGTGGTTCTTTGGGAGAGCATGGCCTGCACGCTGTACCTGGCGCGCTACTACGGGCGGGCCGACGGCGTCGACATCAGCCCCGCTACGCCGCAGGAGGATGCGCAGGCGCTGCGCTGGAGCTTCTGGACCGTGACCGAGCTGGAGAAAGATGCTCTGACCGTCCTGATGCACCGGCGCGTGATGCCTGAGGCGCAGCGCAAGGGCGATCTGGCAGACGCTGCAGAAAAGCGTCTCAAGCAGCCGCTTGCGGTGCTGGAATCCGAGTTGCTGGCGCAGCAAGCACGGGGCTGCGACTGGCTGGCAGGCCCGCGTTTCACCGTGGCCGACTTGTGTGTTGCCAGCGTCCTGGCATGGGCGCTACCGGCGCGTGCATTGCTGGCGCAGCACCCGGTGGGTAGCGCGTGGCTGGAGCGGTGCCTGGCGCGCCCCGCGCAGCAAGCCATGCGTGCATTGGCGCGCAAGGGCTGA
- a CDS encoding universal stress protein, which translates to MYKRILVATDGSELSDKAVKSAISLAALTGASLVALKVVPRYPRSYMEGALPVDAKDIKQIEAQWTASAQGLVDAVKLEGSAQGVTVRALVAKSDLVAEALIAAAKKHKCDLIVMASHGRKGFKRLLLGSETQHVLTHSHIPVLVLR; encoded by the coding sequence ATGTACAAGCGCATCCTCGTTGCCACCGATGGCTCTGAACTTTCCGACAAAGCCGTAAAGAGCGCGATCTCGCTCGCGGCGTTGACGGGGGCAAGCCTGGTGGCGCTCAAAGTGGTTCCGCGCTACCCGCGCAGCTATATGGAAGGTGCGTTGCCTGTCGATGCCAAGGACATCAAACAGATTGAGGCGCAATGGACCGCTTCAGCACAGGGCTTGGTCGATGCCGTCAAGCTCGAAGGCAGCGCGCAGGGCGTGACCGTAAGGGCGCTGGTAGCCAAGTCAGACTTGGTGGCCGAGGCGTTGATCGCCGCCGCCAAGAAGCACAAGTGCGACCTTATCGTGATGGCCTCGCACGGCCGCAAAGGCTTCAAGCGCCTGCTGCTGGGCAGCGAGACGCAGCACGTGCTGACGCATTCGCACATTCCGGTGCTGGTGCTGCGCTGA